One region of Pyramidobacter sp. YE332 genomic DNA includes:
- the infA gene encoding translation initiation factor IF-1, producing MANKDDVIEVHGEVEEPLPNAMFRVRLETGQVILAHVSGKMRMHFIRILPGDKVLLELSPYDLTRGRITYRYK from the coding sequence ATGGCTAACAAGGACGATGTGATCGAGGTCCACGGCGAAGTTGAAGAGCCCTTGCCCAACGCCATGTTTCGCGTCAGGCTTGAGACGGGCCAGGTGATTCTGGCTCATGTTTCGGGAAAAATGAGGATGCATTTCATCCGTATTCTTCCCGGCGACAAGGTGTTGTTGGAATTGTCGCCTTACGACCTGACCAGAGGGCGGATCACTTACCGCTACAAGTAG